The Verrucomicrobiota bacterium genome segment TTCACCACCGCCGCCCCGTTCTCGCGTCCGCTCACGGCACCTGACGGGCCGGTGTTCCTGCAAAACCACGGGAACCCCGTCGTCTTCCGCAACATCTGGATCAAGCCGGGCCAATAATTTGCAGGACCAATTCCCAATGAAGACTCGCACCATGATCAACAAATCCCTCGCACTTGTCTGCGCCGCGTGCTTCGGCCTCGGCTTCGCTTCGTCCGCGCTCGGCGCGAGCGGCGGCAAAACGCTGACCATGCCGGATTTCACTAAAGGCGATGCCATTCCCGCGGATGCCAAGCACGACTGGAACCTCAGCCCCACCGGGGCGCGCGGCTGGATGTTTTGCGACAAGATGGTGACCTCCGATGCGCGGCAGGTGAAGATCACCACCGTGGACAAAGGCTCGCCGGCGGACGGCGTGCTGGCGGTGGGCGACGTGTTGCTCGGCGCGGGTGGAAGGGCGTTTTCATTCGACCCGCGCACGGAGTTGGGAC includes the following:
- a CDS encoding acetylesterase, with the translated sequence MINKSLALVCAACFGLGFASSALGASGGKTLTMPDFTKGDAIPADAKHDWNLSPTGARGWMFCDKMVTSDARQVKITTVDKGSPADGVLAVGDVLLGAGGRAFSFDPRTELG